The genomic interval CCAAGGACAATTACAAGGACCTGCTGAAGCCGCTGCTGACGGAGGGCGAAGGCCAGGGTTTCTGCGTCAACCTCTCGGTCGACACCTCCTCGCTCGATATCATCAAGCTCTGCCGCAAGCTCGACGTTCTCTATATCGATACGGTGGTTGAGCCCTGGCTCGGCTTCTATTTCGACAAGGGCATGAGCAATGCCGACCGCACCAACTATGCGCTGCGCGAAACCGTGCGCAAGGAAAAGGCGAAGAACCCGGGCGGCGCCACCGCCGTCTCCACCTGCGGCGCCAATCCGGGCATGGTTTCCTGGTTCGTCAAGCAGGCGCTCGTCAACCTCGCCAACGACATCGGCCTGAAATTCGACGAGCCGGACCAGCACGATCGTGAAGGCTGGGCCAAGCTGATGAAGAAGCTCGGCGTCAAGGGCATCCACATTGCCGAGCGCGACACCCAGCGCACCAAGCATCCGAAGCCGCTCAACGTCTTCTGGAACACCTGGTCCGTCGAAGGCTTCATCTCCGAAGGCATGCAGCCGGCCGAACTCGGCTGGGGCACGCACGAAGAGTGGATGCCGAAGAATGCCAAGAAGCACAAGAAGGGCAACAGGGCGGCGATCTACCTGGAACAGCCCGGCGCCAACACCCGCGTGCGCACCTGGTGCCCGACCCCCGGCCCGCAATACGGCTTCCTCGTCACCCACAACGAGTCGATCTCGATCGCCGATTACTTCACGGTGCGCGATAAGGACGGCGAAGTGACCTTCCGTCCGACTTGCCACTATGCCTACCATCCGGCCAACGACGCCGTGCTCTCGCTGCATGAGATGTTCGGCAACGGCGGCACGCCGCAGCCGGTCCATCACGTTCTCGACGAGGACGAACTGGAAGACGGCATCGACGAGCTCGGCGTCCTGCTCTACGGCCATGAGAAGAATGCGTACTGGTATGGCTCGCGCCTGTCGCTGGAAGAAACCCGCCGTATCGCACCCTATCAGAACGCCACCGGCCTGCAGGTCACATCAGCCGTCCTCGCCGGCATGGTCTGGGCGCTGGAACACCCGACTGCCGGCATCGTCGAAGCCGACGAGATCGATTACAAGCGCTGCCTCGAAGTGCAGATGCCCTATCTCGGCCCGGTCGAAGGCCACTACACCGACTGGACGCCGCTCGACGGCCGTCCGGGCCTCTTCCCCGAGGATATCGACATCAAAGACCCGTGGCAGTTCAGGAACATTCTCGTCCGCTAAGATCGCCCACAGGGATTTTAACAATGCCCGCCGCGAGGCGGGCATTTTTGTAACGCTGGCTGTATAAATGCCGCCGCCCTTGCTCCAAGCCTTGCCATCATGGCGGGCGCACGCCATGTTTTGCCCGAACTTGGCGGGCGACCGCCACGCCGATTCGCCGGGAGAAGCCTTATGAAAATCAGAACTGGTCTCGTTCTTGTCAGTGCAGCGGCCGCTCTTGCCGCCTGCGTTTCATCGGAGCCGCGCCCCATGCCGATCGCTGCCGCGCCCGTTACGAATTCTGTTGAAGGCGAGTGGACGGATGCCAATGGCTTAACTTCGACCTTCACAGGCGGCCAGTTTGTAACTCGCACCAGCGACGGAACAAACACGCAGATGGCATCGGGAACATATACAGTCGGGCCCGATAAAATTATCCAAATAAACCTTTATTCGAATGTCAAAAAAACAAGCTCTCTGGTTAACTGCGCCCTAATTGGGCCAAGCCAGCTTAATTGCACTACCGCGACAGGTTCACAGTTCACGCTTTCCCGCCGCGGCTGAAAGAGTAGATAGGCTTGCGGGGAAGCCACCATGCGAGTGTTCGCCGGTTACCTTGTTCTGCTGGTCGCACTACCGCTTGCCGCATTTGCGTCCTTCTGGCGGCCAACGTCTATCGTGCCCAGGGCATTGCCGCTCCCGATTGCGACGGGCCATTGTCAGTGCTGATCTTCGCCCTGCCGGCAGTCCTGACCTATGGCCTCGGCGCGCTCCTTGGCTACCGGACCGGCAGGCGCTTTCATCGCCTCGTTTCCCTTCTCTGCCTGATCGTCGCGCTCGCCACGGTTCCGAATATTGCCGAGGCCGTGCAAGAACTCTACCGAAACACCGCCACCGGCGAATGCCTGGGATAGCCGCCGGCTTTTTTGCCCCGCCCCCTTGGAAAGCGCCCCGCCTGGCCCAGCTTTCTCTTGCGGTCGTGCGTCGTCTGATGGAACATCCGCACGCCGGGTGATTGCCCGGCGGACTACGGAAGCGATCGGCGAGGGGGATCTTTCGCCTCAATCAGGAGAACAGGGATGACGAAGTCTTTCAGCTTCGGTCTTTTGACCGCGTCCATGCTGGCGCTGAGCGCGGGCGCAGCCTTTGCAGATTACGAACTCAATATTCTTCATATCAACGATTTCCATTCACGCATCGAATCGATCAACAAGTTCGATTCCACCTGCTCGGCCGAGGAAGAAGGCAAGAAGGAATGCTTCGGCGGTGCTGCCCGCCTGAAGACTGCGATCGACCAGCGCCGTCAGGCGCTGTCGGGCAAGAACGTCCTTCTCCTGAATGCCGGCGACAATTTCCAGGGCTCGCTCTTCTACACGACCTACAAGGGCGCGGCCGAAGCCGAATTCCTGAACCTGATGAAGTTCGACGCCATGACCGTCGGCAATCATGAATTCGACGACAGCGAAGATGGGCTCGCGACCTTTCTCGACAAGGTGCAATTCCCCGTCGTGACGGCAAACATCAAGGCGAGCGCCGCCTCAAAGCTCGGCGATCGCATCAAGCCGTCGCTGGTGCTCGATGTCGGCGGCCAGAAGATCGGCATCGTCGGTGCCGTCACCAATGATACGCCGGAGCTTTCTTCCCCTGGCCCGAACGTCACGATCGCAGACGACGTCCAGACAATCACCGCCGCCGTTCAGGATCTGAAGGGCCAGGGCGTCAACAAGATCATCGCGCTCACCCATGTCGGTTATCCCCGTGACCTAGCTTTCATCGCCAAGATTCCGGATGTCGACGTCGTTGTCGGCGGCCATTCCCATAGCCTGCTCTCCAACACCGATCCGAAGGCCGAAGGCCCATATCCGACGATGGTCGACAATCCCGGCGGCTATAAGGTGCCGGTCGTCCAGGCCGCCTCCTACAGCAAGTATCTCGGCGATCTCGTCGTCAATTTCGACGATAATGGCGTCGTCAAGGATGCCAAGGGCGATCCGATCCTGGTCGATTCGTCCTTCACG from Rhizobium lentis carries:
- a CDS encoding homospermidine synthase — its product is MTEQNYPVYAEITGPIVMIGFGSIGRGTLPLIERHFKFDKSRMVVIDPREEPADMEILKKHGVRHIKEYVTKDNYKDLLKPLLTEGEGQGFCVNLSVDTSSLDIIKLCRKLDVLYIDTVVEPWLGFYFDKGMSNADRTNYALRETVRKEKAKNPGGATAVSTCGANPGMVSWFVKQALVNLANDIGLKFDEPDQHDREGWAKLMKKLGVKGIHIAERDTQRTKHPKPLNVFWNTWSVEGFISEGMQPAELGWGTHEEWMPKNAKKHKKGNRAAIYLEQPGANTRVRTWCPTPGPQYGFLVTHNESISIADYFTVRDKDGEVTFRPTCHYAYHPANDAVLSLHEMFGNGGTPQPVHHVLDEDELEDGIDELGVLLYGHEKNAYWYGSRLSLEETRRIAPYQNATGLQVTSAVLAGMVWALEHPTAGIVEADEIDYKRCLEVQMPYLGPVEGHYTDWTPLDGRPGLFPEDIDIKDPWQFRNILVR